In one Winogradskyella sp. MH6 genomic region, the following are encoded:
- a CDS encoding DUF5522 domain-containing protein has protein sequence MKKYVPIEEGDYYLTPEGYRCFTEQYHLKRGYCCESGCRHCPYGFNKEKLKKK, from the coding sequence ATGAAAAAATATGTCCCAATAGAAGAAGGTGATTACTATTTAACACCCGAAGGTTATCGCTGCTTTACAGAGCAATATCACTTAAAGCGCGGCTATTGTTGTGAAAGTGGTTGCAGACATTGCCCATACGGATTTAACAAAGAGAAAT